A genomic region of Pseudoalteromonas piscicida contains the following coding sequences:
- a CDS encoding DUF4910 domain-containing protein: MHYEESEQFYSDLYDELFPILRSITGPGLRQSYDIFGRYMPLERLSIPTGTALFDWQVPQEWHCDEAYLVGPDGERIADIKRLNLEVVNYSEPVDKILTLEELQPHLYSLPELPEAVPYVTSYYKKRWGFCLSQTRRDELKAGQYRAVIKSKFVDGHLDIEHTLLAGQSKQEVLLSSYLCHPSMANNELSGPLVLLGLYHRIKQWPKRRYSYRFALHPETIGSLGMLHVMQNHFRQNLVSGLVLNCLGGSPRELVFKHSRNDNGLLDKLLYHLSEEGYGHSNIPFTPLSGSDERQYNAPGFQFPVCCVSRSFHTGYKEYHTSLDNKEYMGIKPLLDSIDKLEKIFLAFEQSARFENTHPYGEPNLGSRDLYPTLSFFSEERTRQLDELNHIKMLLCYSDGEHDTIDIARKYSQPVTEFASAISKLEGHALLKMLSPNREES; encoded by the coding sequence GTGCACTACGAAGAAAGTGAGCAATTTTACAGTGACCTTTATGACGAGTTGTTTCCAATCTTGAGGTCTATCACAGGGCCTGGGCTCAGACAAAGTTACGACATTTTTGGACGATATATGCCATTGGAGAGACTATCTATTCCAACTGGTACTGCTTTATTTGACTGGCAGGTCCCTCAGGAGTGGCACTGTGATGAGGCTTACTTGGTGGGCCCTGACGGCGAACGTATTGCTGACATAAAACGGCTTAACCTTGAAGTTGTTAATTATTCTGAGCCAGTAGATAAGATCTTAACGCTAGAAGAACTCCAGCCTCACCTGTATAGCTTACCTGAATTACCAGAAGCTGTTCCCTATGTTACTAGTTATTATAAAAAGCGTTGGGGCTTTTGCCTGAGCCAGACACGTAGAGACGAACTAAAGGCTGGTCAGTATCGAGCTGTAATTAAAAGCAAATTTGTGGACGGTCATTTAGATATCGAGCACACGCTGCTTGCAGGGCAATCTAAACAGGAAGTGCTACTTAGCTCTTATCTATGTCACCCCTCTATGGCGAACAATGAGCTTAGTGGTCCTCTGGTGTTGCTTGGGCTTTATCATCGAATAAAGCAATGGCCAAAGCGCCGCTACTCATATCGTTTTGCGCTTCACCCCGAGACCATTGGAAGTTTGGGGATGTTACATGTAATGCAAAATCATTTCCGCCAAAACTTAGTTTCAGGGCTTGTACTGAATTGCTTGGGCGGAAGTCCACGGGAGTTAGTGTTTAAGCACAGTCGAAATGATAATGGGTTATTAGATAAGCTGCTTTATCATCTTAGCGAAGAAGGATATGGCCATAGCAATATTCCGTTCACACCACTGAGTGGCTCTGATGAGCGTCAGTATAATGCCCCTGGGTTCCAGTTTCCAGTTTGTTGCGTCAGCCGCAGTTTCCACACAGGTTACAAAGAATACCATACATCATTAGATAACAAAGAATATATGGGGATCAAGCCGTTATTAGATAGCATAGACAAACTGGAAAAGATCTTCCTAGCCTTTGAGCAAAGTGCGCGGTTTGAAAACACGCATCCTTATGGTGAGCCCAATTTGGGTAGTCGTGATTTATACCCAACTCTCAGCTTTTTTAGTGAAGAGCGAACCCGCCAACTGGATGAACTAAATCATATCAAGATGTTACTTTGCTACAGCGACGGGGAACATGACACGATAGATATTGCACGTAAGTACAGTCAACCGGTTACGGAGTTTGCAAGTGCAATCAGTAAACTTGAGGGGCATGCGCTACTAAAAATGTTATCTCCTAATAGGGAGGAGTCATGA
- a CDS encoding motility associated factor glycosyltransferase family protein has protein sequence MNKDPLSQQLESLSEQLSDTAAHQAKEAKFAEEANERFNLNLKSFEKYFPSIAQTIKEYHVREDFCLHVTASGHGNFIPKGCTAPIYSQSPIEQTQTQVEKQLSKPVLSLTDYTGYGQNQEDDRLHVRYMTELTNLMVDIRNQGEEKLTNLPEHFPTAIIFGIGLGYHIPLLFERTQFDYTFLIEPDFEQFFASLFCTDWYQIISDIDEQGGCLFFHLGVDHSTFIRDIEKIAEDVGAFALVRSFCYQHTPDARLNVLIQQWAKDYFRFQFGHGFYNDAVTGLAHSIHHVRNKAAWLTKASTSLNKDTPVFIIGNGPSLDEAEDFIKRNHKKAIVIAAGTSIATLYRKGIPVDFHVLVERPYSNYKIFGDIVPPEVYQNTNLIGLSTLYPDTNKRYKWAGIAAKGSEAGTSMMDIIALRYMSQTLPKIPYSNPVVANTALSFALYLGFRNVYLFGVDNGKDPRGAHHSKDSIYRPSNDDDESLGLGHLEIQGHTLDGNLGGIVVSNDLFMIAHAQLEKLLNYYDVNTCLNIGSGAKIEKALPVKADDLLDIEEDYDITETVELIKSDCFDVFNLDDVSDEFIALDRLSELVLHICEIASEPVKSRQEAADQLRRQSRYLFAYRDSILGHLFHLLKGSLLYYHCPMITLLYTYEDETFCLAQYERLNQLWMSYIKEIYTHFCDHYTEKCDLGKELQ, from the coding sequence ATGAACAAAGACCCCTTATCACAACAATTAGAGTCTCTGAGTGAGCAACTTTCGGATACCGCTGCTCATCAGGCTAAAGAAGCCAAGTTTGCTGAAGAAGCTAACGAACGTTTTAATCTAAATTTAAAAAGTTTCGAAAAATATTTCCCCAGTATTGCACAGACCATCAAGGAGTATCATGTTCGTGAAGACTTTTGTCTGCACGTGACTGCATCAGGGCATGGTAACTTTATTCCAAAGGGCTGCACAGCGCCAATTTATTCTCAGTCACCGATAGAACAAACCCAAACTCAAGTTGAGAAGCAGCTCAGTAAACCTGTACTAAGTCTTACTGATTATACCGGATACGGTCAAAATCAAGAAGATGATCGCCTGCATGTCCGTTATATGACCGAACTGACTAATTTGATGGTTGATATTCGAAACCAAGGCGAAGAAAAACTAACTAATTTACCTGAACATTTCCCAACAGCAATTATTTTTGGTATTGGTTTGGGGTATCACATCCCATTATTGTTTGAACGGACTCAGTTTGATTATACTTTCCTAATAGAGCCCGACTTTGAGCAGTTTTTTGCGAGCCTATTTTGTACCGACTGGTACCAGATTATTTCAGATATTGACGAGCAGGGTGGATGCTTATTTTTTCACTTGGGAGTTGACCACAGTACGTTTATCCGAGACATTGAAAAAATAGCGGAAGATGTTGGTGCATTTGCTCTTGTTAGAAGCTTTTGTTATCAGCACACACCAGATGCACGATTGAATGTGCTTATTCAACAATGGGCGAAGGATTATTTCCGCTTTCAGTTTGGACACGGGTTTTACAATGACGCCGTGACAGGATTAGCTCACAGCATTCACCATGTTAGAAACAAAGCGGCATGGCTTACCAAAGCAAGCACAAGCTTAAATAAAGACACACCTGTTTTCATTATAGGCAATGGTCCTTCGTTAGATGAAGCTGAAGATTTTATTAAGCGCAATCACAAAAAAGCAATTGTAATTGCTGCAGGCACATCGATCGCCACTTTGTACAGAAAGGGGATCCCAGTTGATTTCCACGTTTTAGTAGAAAGGCCATATTCAAATTACAAAATCTTTGGTGATATTGTTCCACCAGAGGTTTATCAAAATACCAATCTAATCGGGTTAAGCACCTTATACCCAGATACAAATAAAAGATACAAATGGGCTGGCATCGCTGCGAAAGGCTCTGAGGCTGGTACTTCGATGATGGACATTATCGCATTGCGTTATATGTCACAGACTTTGCCAAAAATCCCGTATAGTAATCCAGTTGTTGCGAATACCGCTTTATCATTTGCCTTGTATTTAGGGTTTAGAAATGTGTACCTATTTGGCGTTGATAATGGAAAAGACCCTAGAGGTGCTCATCACAGTAAAGACAGTATTTACAGACCTAGTAATGACGATGATGAATCGTTGGGGTTGGGCCACTTAGAGATACAAGGCCACACTTTAGACGGTAATCTCGGTGGCATTGTTGTATCAAACGATCTATTTATGATCGCTCATGCCCAACTTGAAAAGCTGCTTAATTATTATGACGTCAATACATGTTTAAATATCGGGAGCGGCGCTAAAATTGAAAAGGCACTACCAGTAAAAGCAGATGACTTACTCGATATTGAAGAAGATTATGATATTACTGAAACTGTAGAGCTAATAAAGTCTGATTGCTTTGATGTATTTAATCTTGATGATGTAAGTGACGAATTTATTGCTTTAGATCGCCTTAGTGAACTTGTTTTGCATATTTGTGAGATAGCGTCAGAACCCGTGAAGTCTAGGCAAGAAGCAGCGGATCAGCTAAGACGTCAATCACGCTATTTGTTTGCATATCGTGACTCTATTCTGGGACACCTATTTCACTTGCTAAAAGGGTCGCTACTGTATTATCACTGTCCGATGATAACCTTACTTTATACATACGAAGATGAAACTTTTTGTTTAGCACAATATGAAAGGCTGAATCAGCTTTGGATGAGTTATATCAAGGAAATTTATACTCATTTTTGTGATCATTACACTGAAAAATGTGATCTAGGAAAGGAGTTGCAGTAG
- the fliS gene encoding flagellar export chaperone FliS: MYNARVKNYQREALKTRVAGADRYEIIQMLMAGAVEKMVLAKVSIEKRHLEAKAEHISKASAIIEALRGSLDFEVGGEVTENLYALYSYMLDRLLDASMQNDPAIVDEVSNLLKEIKSAWDAIPIDVRKQTLDANGADANVG; the protein is encoded by the coding sequence ATGTATAACGCCCGAGTCAAAAATTACCAAAGAGAAGCATTGAAAACGAGAGTTGCAGGTGCAGACCGTTATGAAATAATTCAAATGTTGATGGCTGGTGCCGTTGAAAAAATGGTACTTGCGAAGGTATCTATTGAAAAGCGTCATCTCGAAGCCAAAGCAGAACATATTTCTAAGGCTTCAGCCATCATTGAAGCACTTCGTGGAAGCTTAGACTTTGAAGTTGGTGGCGAAGTAACAGAGAATCTGTATGCCCTCTATTCATACATGTTAGACAGGTTGTTAGATGCTAGCATGCAAAATGATCCTGCTATAGTTGATGAAGTATCGAATTTGCTGAAGGAAATCAAGTCTGCTTGGGACGCGATTCCAATTGATGTACGTAAGCAGACACTGGATGCTAACGGCGCGGATGCTAATGTCGGCTGA
- a CDS encoding class I SAM-dependent methyltransferase yields the protein MSGALRNTKLRESNPDFTILEVGCGAGANFPFFLSYCPNVYGIDGSEFIIGELKQRFTNISNNLYVGDFTQPWPFQTQFDLIVDRGASVHNPASSIQRYLDEAYDKLKPGGVLLITDWFSTEHSDYAKAPESVDEYTKTGYTWGPFAGVGNVNFFNADLIHQLVSRFEIVSLSHAQSSEYGSDGVHAAWSMVLKKPTHEE from the coding sequence GTGAGCGGAGCTCTGCGCAACACTAAGCTGCGCGAGAGCAATCCAGACTTTACTATTTTGGAAGTCGGATGTGGTGCTGGCGCAAACTTTCCCTTTTTTCTCAGTTATTGTCCCAACGTTTATGGTATTGATGGCAGCGAGTTTATTATTGGTGAGCTGAAACAAAGATTCACTAACATTTCAAATAATCTGTATGTGGGTGACTTTACACAACCCTGGCCCTTTCAAACACAGTTCGACTTAATCGTCGACCGGGGCGCATCCGTACACAATCCAGCCAGTAGCATTCAGCGCTACCTAGATGAGGCTTACGATAAACTTAAGCCTGGCGGTGTATTACTGATCACTGACTGGTTTAGCACTGAGCACTCTGATTATGCTAAAGCGCCTGAGTCGGTCGATGAATATACTAAAACAGGCTACACTTGGGGACCATTTGCAGGTGTTGGAAACGTCAATTTCTTTAACGCAGACCTCATCCACCAGCTAGTATCGCGATTTGAAATTGTGTCACTCAGTCACGCTCAGTCTAGCGAGTACGGCAGCGATGGAGTACATGCTGCTTGGAGTATGGTACTGAAAAAGCCAACTCATGAAGAATAA
- a CDS encoding GNAT family N-acetyltransferase → MKNKFTLERCELDHHWDSFIATSPHGSPFIHSQFIALLGVKYHAYYCCKGKEKIAAVLLIVDESETQVIGHHDVIHDGIVHRNISHLNRAQGHSELFAAQEYIAEYLTEHYTQVQLKLHPAIKDIRAFLWINYHNDGPMFAAVPRYTSILELDEFSTTEVELEQSDNYSNSSVSRRQEIRYGIKKGVTLQPSQDFDLFAQYYGLTMARQGIEVDGRQLSSLALRIKSLAEQGLLYMYQAQTQDQKIGSFATYLIHQDTAYYFYGANHPDMRDSHTGTAVLWQAFPLLAQKGISRLDLEGINSPQRGWFKLSFGGNIEPYFHIRLG, encoded by the coding sequence ATGAAGAATAAGTTTACTCTTGAGCGTTGTGAGCTGGACCATCACTGGGACAGCTTTATCGCCACATCTCCCCATGGTAGTCCGTTTATTCATAGCCAGTTTATTGCGCTGCTGGGTGTGAAGTATCACGCCTATTATTGCTGTAAAGGCAAAGAAAAAATAGCCGCTGTGCTACTGATCGTAGATGAAAGCGAAACTCAGGTCATCGGCCACCATGATGTTATCCATGACGGCATAGTGCATCGCAATATCAGTCACCTTAATCGTGCCCAGGGCCACTCCGAGTTGTTCGCAGCGCAAGAATATATTGCCGAGTACCTCACAGAGCACTACACTCAGGTGCAGCTCAAATTGCACCCGGCCATTAAAGATATTCGTGCCTTTTTGTGGATCAATTATCATAATGATGGCCCTATGTTTGCAGCTGTGCCGCGCTATACTTCCATACTTGAACTCGATGAATTTAGCACCACAGAGGTAGAACTTGAACAGTCTGATAACTACAGCAATAGCTCAGTATCAAGGCGTCAGGAGATACGCTATGGCATTAAAAAAGGAGTAACACTCCAGCCGTCACAAGACTTTGATTTGTTCGCTCAATATTACGGGCTGACCATGGCGCGTCAGGGAATTGAGGTCGATGGTAGGCAGTTATCGTCACTAGCACTAAGAATAAAAAGCTTAGCAGAACAAGGGCTGCTATATATGTATCAAGCACAAACTCAGGACCAAAAAATCGGTAGTTTTGCGACCTATTTAATTCATCAAGATACTGCTTACTATTTTTACGGCGCAAACCACCCAGACATGCGCGATAGCCATACTGGGACGGCTGTTTTGTGGCAAGCCTTCCCGCTACTAGCGCAAAAAGGTATCTCGCGATTGGATTTAGAGGGGATTAACAGTCCGCAGAGGGGCTGGTTCAAATTGAGTTTCGGTGGCAATATCGAACCATATTTTCATATCAGGCTTGGCTAA
- a CDS encoding NAD(P)-binding protein has protein sequence MMANSQAVVVGGGICGLVAALLLKRRFTNVVLIEQAETVGGLFCSVKDSSGAAYDMGSHIPNATGIEELDKILFSDADSGSWNKISRLRSGNFFGGSWDLNSPFPDATKLPKETYLSGCGELINCTELPDTDLIYDYCVDSLGVVFTESIVLPILEKLYGKDAPLKELTMAAGLFGFTRILALPADVTANLKQLPAFDAKLGYQRESDFQKRKAQDNLSEVTYYYPTKGEGIGYWVTQLQQQVEQAGVEIITSERVTQIVHHNNKVTNLMLANTERVLKCDFLFWSAPPFIALRAMGLTPSRGQVTLRTALIFHLNFDRPLLDRNSHYLWVWDPDSAIFRLTLYPNLIGRSTHHHISAEILCGPDEVSSFTEAEIIKQLKEMGIVDSEAKLVSGHTQVINNTFPVPTTEFQAVNQQNYETLTNCVDNVVVSGRFSGKCWRQAEVLIEAYESIMRVADAS, from the coding sequence ATGATGGCAAATAGTCAAGCGGTAGTCGTTGGGGGAGGTATATGTGGTCTGGTCGCAGCTTTACTGTTAAAACGACGCTTTACCAATGTGGTACTGATTGAACAGGCAGAAACCGTTGGTGGTTTGTTTTGTTCCGTGAAAGATAGCTCTGGTGCTGCTTACGATATGGGTTCGCATATACCTAATGCTACTGGAATAGAAGAGCTTGATAAGATTTTGTTTTCGGATGCCGATAGTGGCAGTTGGAATAAAATATCTAGACTACGCTCAGGAAACTTCTTCGGCGGTAGTTGGGATTTGAACAGTCCATTTCCTGATGCGACTAAGTTACCAAAAGAGACTTACTTAAGTGGCTGCGGTGAACTGATCAATTGTACAGAACTACCGGATACTGACCTGATTTACGATTATTGTGTAGACTCCTTAGGCGTTGTTTTTACTGAAAGTATTGTGCTGCCTATTTTAGAAAAGCTCTATGGTAAGGATGCGCCACTGAAGGAGTTAACAATGGCGGCGGGGCTGTTTGGATTTACACGCATTCTTGCATTACCTGCAGATGTGACTGCGAACCTCAAGCAGTTACCAGCATTTGATGCTAAGCTTGGATACCAGCGTGAATCTGACTTTCAAAAACGCAAGGCGCAAGATAACCTCAGTGAGGTAACCTATTACTATCCAACCAAGGGGGAGGGGATTGGTTACTGGGTAACGCAACTGCAACAGCAGGTTGAACAAGCAGGAGTAGAAATCATTACTTCAGAGCGAGTTACGCAAATAGTGCATCACAACAATAAGGTTACCAACTTGATGTTGGCTAATACTGAACGAGTGTTAAAGTGTGACTTTTTATTCTGGAGTGCTCCACCTTTCATTGCTTTGAGAGCAATGGGGCTGACGCCTTCCAGAGGCCAAGTTACCTTGCGAACTGCGCTAATTTTTCACCTAAATTTTGACCGTCCTTTACTAGATAGAAATTCCCATTATCTTTGGGTTTGGGATCCAGATAGCGCTATTTTTCGTTTGACGTTATATCCAAACTTAATTGGCCGAAGCACACATCATCACATATCTGCGGAGATTTTGTGCGGTCCTGATGAAGTAAGTTCCTTTACAGAAGCTGAGATTATCAAACAACTCAAGGAGATGGGGATTGTTGACTCAGAAGCGAAGCTGGTAAGCGGTCATACTCAAGTGATCAATAATACTTTTCCAGTTCCAACAACAGAGTTTCAGGCCGTTAATCAGCAGAACTACGAGACATTGACAAACTGCGTCGACAATGTCGTTGTTTCGGGTCGTTTCAGTGGAAAATGCTGGCGTCAGGCTGAGGTATTGATTGAGGCTTATGAGTCAATTATGCGGGTAGCCGACGCGAGTTAA